The genomic region TGTGCCAATGGTCCACCAATCAGATCAAGAAGCATTTTGAAGACATCGGCGACTATTACAGTGATGGCTTGAAACCCTTGCGGATCATCCTGCGTCGACAGAGTCAGGCCGAGGCCCTGCGGAATTTTGAGGTCTTTCGTCAGTTTCTGACCGCAGCCGTTCCCCAGCACCCCCAACTGACCGATGATTTGTTGGCCCACCTGAAAGAAAAGGTCAACCAACGCCTGGAAGGGGTCCAGTACACTCTTTCCGAAAATCCTTTGGTTATCTTAAATATGGAAGATTTCCTCTTTACGCGCGTTTATTTTTTGGGCCAAGTTAGTTAAAGAGGTGAGCGTCATGACCGAAACTATCAAAATTTACGGCAAGCACACTTGACCTTTTACCCAGCGAGCCCGGGAGGCTCTGGGCAAGGAAGGCAAATCCATCGTTTATCTGGATGTAATCCAGGATTCCCAGGCTTTGACAGAAATGTTGACCCTGACCGGGGGTAAACGCCGGGTCCCGGTAGTGGTCCAGGGGGATCAGGTCACTATCGGTTTCGGAGGGTCTTGAAAGGTATGACCGGCTCGCCAGTTAGGCGGCCTCTCGATAATTTCAAAGCATGTTGATCCGACCGCGGCTTCGTAGGAAGAGGTTGAGCTATTCGGGGCGGCGCAATTCAAAAAAGAGAATGGTTTTCGGCTCCTGGTCGAGACGCAGGGTCTTTTTCCGATAGCGCACCACAAAGCGATTCTGGGTCAGTTCTAAGAAGTGATACTGGCCCTTGAAATGGGCGGTCTGAGTGATATAAACGCGTCCTCCGGGAGCCAGGTAGCGGTGGCACAGCTCGATCAGGGAATCAAAAAATTTAGGATTACAAAGGAGTTCCGAGCCAATGAGCCAGTCATAAGCCTGACCCAGCTCAGGATGATGCCAATCCAGGAACTGAATGGTTGCGTTGGTAAGTTTATTATAGTAGGCACTTAGTGTGGCAAAGGCCAGGGCATCAGGATGGTTGTCAGTAAGAGTGACCAAATGCCCTCGAGCTGCAGCGAATAGACCGACAAAACCCAAGCCGGCCCCCAACTCCAGAATCCGGTGGCCCGGAACTGGCTCCTGGGCCACCATAAAATCTGCCAACACCAAGGCCGACTCCCAAACCTTGGCCCAGTAAGGGAAATTTTCCAGTGACCAGGCTCCAGCCTCAATCTGGCTTATCAGATGGGTCTCCAGGTCCTTGATGTATAGAATCTTCAGGGTTAGGTCCCGCACCCGGGCCTGGTCCCAATCCAGTTCATAGCGTTGCCGGAGACTTTCCTCCAGATCCTGGGCTTGTCTTTCGGTTAACAT from Deltaproteobacteria bacterium harbors:
- a CDS encoding methyltransferase domain-containing protein, which encodes MLTERQAQDLEESLRQRYELDWDQARVRDLTLKILYIKDLETHLISQIEAGAWSLENFPYWAKVWESALVLADFMVAQEPVPGHRILELGAGLGFVGLFAAARGHLVTLTDNHPDALAFATLSAYYNKLTNATIQFLDWHHPELGQAYDWLIGSELLCNPKFFDSLIELCHRYLAPGGRVYITQTAHFKGQYHFLELTQNRFVVRYRKKTLRLDQEPKTILFFELRRPE